Genomic segment of Rhodococcus rhodochrous:
GTCGTCGTCTTCGGCGAGAACCACGTCCAGGACTGGCTGGGAGTGCCCGAACAGCCGCGGCCGACCATCTTCTGGTGGTGGCGTACCGGTGAGGACCACCGGGTGCGACTGCAGGCACCGGACCATCCGGCCTGGGGATTCTTCTCCGACCGCTCGGTGATCTGGCACTACCACGGGGTGCTCGAGCCCCCGCCCGGCGCCGTGAGTCTGGCGGATCTGCACACCGTCGACGGGGAACGGGACGGTTCGATCCTGTTCGTCGACGAGACCAACCACCGCGGCCGCCTGCTGGTGACCACGATGGATCCGGTCTACCACCACGGGTCGGGCTTCATGCCCGGTGCCACCCAATTGCTGTACTCGGCCCTGCACTGGGCCACGAGAGGATAGGACGCGCGTGCTCACCGTCTACGAGTCGGGTCACCCGATCGAATTCACCTTCGCCGACCTGATGAAATATCACGGTCCCGAGTTTCCCGGGGGAGTGGCTCACGGTTTCACGGTGATGCGGCACGCCTTCTCGATCCTCGGCGACGTCGAGCGGCGGGAAGTTCGGGTGCGCACCGCTTTCCCCGGTCCCGGCGGACGCGACGCGGTGGAGATGGTGCTGCGTGCCGTCACCGACGGGCGTTATGTCGTCGACCCGGAACTGGCCGCGACCGAACGCGGAGCCACCCTCGCCCGCTACGTCTGGCAGTTCACCTGGCGCGAACGCAGCGTGACGCTGCAGATCCGCGACGACGGACTCGTCACCGACGAGTTCATCGCGCTCGGCGCCAAGCCCGGCCGTACCGACGCCGAGAACGCGCGGCTCACCGTGTTGAAGCAGGAGATGACCGATCGCCTGCTCGCCCGCGAGGTGGGCGCCGCTTACGAAGTGGTGGAGTGACCCACCCCGGGACACAATGAGGTGCATGGCCGACAACTGGAGTGCGACCGACAACTACCTCACCGACGTGCTGATCGGCGACGACCCTGCGCTGAGCTCGGCCCTGGAGGCGAACGCCGCAGCGGAACTGCCGCCCATCGACGTCTCCGCACCACAGGGCAAGTTCCTGCACCTGCTCGCACGGATCCGGGGTGCCCGCCGTGTCCTGGAGATCGGCACCCTCGGCGGGTACTCGACCATCTGGCTCGCCCGGGCGGTCGGGGAGTCCGGCCGGGTGGTCACCCTCGAATACGAGCCGAAGCACGCCGAGGTCGCCCGCGCCAACCTCGACCGCGCCGGCGTCGGTGACCGCGTGGACATCCGGGTCGGTCCCGCTCTGGACTCGCTTCCGGGCCTGGTCGACGAGGATCCCTTCGACCTGGTGTTCATCGACGCCGACAAGGAGAACAACAGCAACTACGTGCGCGCGGCCCTCGGACTGTCACAGCCCGGCACGGTCATCGTCGTCGACAACGTGGTGCGGGCAGGGGCCGTCGTCGACCCGGACAGCGACGACGAACGGGTCCGCGCGTCACGGGACGTACTCGAACTGCTCGCCCGCGAGCCGCGCCTCGACGCGACGGCGCTGCAGACCGTGGGGACGAAGGGCTGGGACGGCTTCGCACTCGCGGTGGTGACCGGGTGACCCGGATTTCAGGGTTGGCCGGGGAAGGGCACCGACGGCACGACTCCGCGGCTCTGCCGCCACCACGCCGCCCGCAGCGCCGCCTCGGTGAGTGCGCCCACGGCCGTGGCCCGGGTGGCCTCGCTGCGCGCGCGTTCGACGACCGATCGCCACGCCACGGCCGTGTCGCTCTCGATCTGCTCGGCGAGCTGCGCGGCGGACGCGGCGTCGACCACCGGGAACGGCACGGTGTAACCGGGGGCCGCCACCGGCGGCTCGACGCTCGCGGCGCGCAACGCCTCGACCGTCGAATCACGTCGTGCGCGGTGCGCGGCGGTGTCCTCCGCCACGGCGTCCGCGCGGGCGGGATCCGCGAAGGCTGCGATCACGCCGTATCCGTACACCGCCGCGTGCTCGGCCTCGAGCGCGTCGACGAGGGCTTGCTGTTCGGAACCGAGTTCGGGTGAGCTCACGGCAACATCACCGCCGTCTGCACTGCGCAGGAGGCGCTGATCGAGGCGAGCAGACCCGCGCGGTAGCCCGACAGCGTGCGTGCGAGGTCGGCGGCTTCGCGCTGCGACCGGTTCAACCGCTCACGGAGCTCCCCGACGGTCGGCAGCTCCCCGGCGGGTGTGGTCACCGTGGTCGACGGGGGAGTGAAACTCGTGGTGGCGCCCTCCATCCGGGCGATCTCCGCCTCGAGCGCGTCGGCGTGGGAGGTCCGCTCTGCCGCGATCGTGGTGAGCGGCGCGGACAGCTCCGGCGTCCGCGCGACCAGCACGGTCGCGATCGCGGCGTCGGTGCGGGCGCGGCTCGCCTGACCCTCCAGCGGATCCGGTTCGGCGGCGTCCTCGTCGGAGGCGCCGCACGCGGTGATCGTCGTGATTCCGAACCCACCGACGGCGACCGACGACCATCGCAGGAGGGTTCGTCGGGAGAGGGTGGGACGGTCGAGTGGCATCGGCACCGGACCATCCTGCCAGTCGCGTCGTCCGGCGAAGGACGCCGCCCTGGTCACGGCAGCACGAAACGCGGGTTAGGCTTGATGTCTGCCGGTACGCATCCGTTCCGGCCCGCTGTCCGCTGCGACCACAACTGAACGAGGAGCCTGCCCGCCATGCCTGTGCCGCCCCCGGAGAGGATCGTCGAGCTCGTCTCCGATCTGCTCGCCAGAGAGGGATACGACCTCGAGGACGTGGTGGTCACGGCCGCCGGAAAGCACAGTACGGTGCGCCTCCTCGTCGACAGCGACGCAGGTCTCGGTCTCGACGAGGCGGCCCGTCTGAGCAGGACCGTCTCCGAGGCATTCGACGGCGTCTCGGACTTCGGTGAGTCGCCCTATGTCCTGGAGGTCACCAGCCCCGGGATCGGCCGGCCCCTGACCGAGCCCCGCCACTGGCGGCGTGCCCAGGGCCGCAAGGCGAAGGTGGAACTGGCCGACGAGACCGTCGTCGCACGCATCGGCGAGCTCGTCGGCGACGAGATCAGGCTCGTGCTGCCCGCTCGGTCCGGGCCGGTCGTGCGTTCGGTCCCGCTCTCGGAGGTGCGCAGAGCGGTGGTGGAGGTGGAGTTCTCCCCGCCGCCGCCGAGGGAACTCGAGCTCGCGGGCGGGGTTCCGGACGGTCGGGTCGCGGCCGGGGAACTCACCGAAGGACCCGAGGACGAGACCGGCAGCGACGACCACGACGAGACGAACGAAACGAAGGTGGACAAGTGAATATCGAGATCGCCGCCCTGCGCATGCTCGAGGCGGAGAAGAACATCCCGTTCGACGAGCTGATCGCAACGCTCGAGACGGCCCTGCTCACGGCGTACCGGCACGTCGACGGACACCAGCCGCACGCGCGGGTCGTGGTCGACACCAAGACCGGCGCCATCCAGGTCCTCGCCGAGGAACGCGACGCCGACGGCAACCTGATCGCCGAGTGGGACGACACCCCCGAGGACTTCGGCCGGATCGCGGCGACCACCGCCCGTCAGGTCATCATGCAGCGCATCCGCGACGCCGAGCACGAGCAGCGCTTCGGCGAGTTCGCGACCCACGAGGGCGAGATCGTCAGCGGCGTCGTGCAGCGCGACTCGCGTGCCAACGCCCGCGGCATGGTCGTCGTGAAGATCGGTGGCGAGACCAACAACGCCGAGGGACTGATCCCGCCGGCCGAGCAGGTGCCGGGGGAGACCTACGAGCACGGCGACCGCATCAAGTGCTACGTCGTGGGCGTCTCCCGCGGACAGCGCGGCCCCCAGATCACCCTTTCGCGGACGCACCCCAACCTGGTGCGCAAGCTGTTCGCCCTCGAGGTCCCCGAGATCGCCGACGAGTCGGTGGAGATCGTCGCGGTCGCCCGGGAGGCAGGCCACCGCTCGAAGATCGCCGTGCACTCGACCGTCCCGGGCCTCAACGCCAAGGGTGCGTGCATCGGCCCGATGGGGCAGCGGGTGCGCAACGTCATGCGTGAGCTCGGCGAGGAGAAGATCGACATCATCGACTACGACGAGGATCCCGCCAAGTTCGTGGGCAATGCACTCTCGCCGTCGAAGGTGGTTTCGGTCACGGTCGTCGACCCCGACGCGCGTGCCGCCCGGGTGGTTGTCCCCGACTTCCAATTGTCCCTCGCGATCGGCAAGGAAGGGCAGAACGCCCGGCTCGCGGCCCGGCTGACCGGCTGGCGGATCGACATCCGCAGCGACGCGGCACCGGCTGCGAACGACGATTCGCGCGGCGGCTCGACAGGCGCGTAGGAGTGGGATGCGGGATTCCGGGCAAATCAGCGGTACAGTGGTCGATGGTTCAGCATGACCTGTCCTCGACCGGCGGGGAACGCACCACTCCGGTGCGGACCTGTGTCGGATGTCGGCAGCGAACGCTGGCTGCCGAACTGCTCCGGGTGGTGGCGCGCGAGAAGGAACCGTCAGGTTTCGCCGTGATTCCCGATCCCCGACGCAGGCTTCCCGGGCGAGGTGCTTGGTTGCATCCCACTCCGGAATGTCTGGGCCTGGCGGTTCGGCGTCGAGCATTCGGCAGGGCACTGCGCGTGACCGGACAACCGGACACCGCAGCGCTGGATCAGCTGGTCGGGTCCACGGAACAGTGATCACGGACGCATCGAATCGGCCTCGGCCGGGTAGACGTACGTGGGAACGACGACGAGGAACACCAACAGTGACATCGCACTCTGAGAAGAACAGGCACGAACACTCATGAGCACACCGTGAAGCACCAGCGATGAACGTCCATCGGAGATAACCCGAGGTCGTGCGGGCAGTCGGCCGCTCGACCTCATCAGTGAGGAGAGCAGTGGCAGGCAAGGCCCGCGTGCACGAGTTGGCGAAAGAACTCGGTGTCACCAGCAAGGAACTACTCGCACGCCTGAAGGAACAGGGCGAGTTCGTCAAGTCCGCGTCGTCGACGGTCGAACCGCCGGTCGCGCGTCGACTCCGCGAATCGTTCGGTAAGACCGAAGGCGATGCAGCCG
This window contains:
- a CDS encoding O-methyltransferase, with protein sequence MADNWSATDNYLTDVLIGDDPALSSALEANAAAELPPIDVSAPQGKFLHLLARIRGARRVLEIGTLGGYSTIWLARAVGESGRVVTLEYEPKHAEVARANLDRAGVGDRVDIRVGPALDSLPGLVDEDPFDLVFIDADKENNSNYVRAALGLSQPGTVIVVDNVVRAGAVVDPDSDDERVRASRDVLELLAREPRLDATALQTVGTKGWDGFALAVVTG
- a CDS encoding ferritin-like domain-containing protein, which gives rise to MSSPELGSEQQALVDALEAEHAAVYGYGVIAAFADPARADAVAEDTAAHRARRDSTVEALRAASVEPPVAAPGYTVPFPVVDAASAAQLAEQIESDTAVAWRSVVERARSEATRATAVGALTEAALRAAWWRQSRGVVPSVPFPGQP
- the rimP gene encoding ribosome maturation factor RimP; this encodes MPVPPPERIVELVSDLLAREGYDLEDVVVTAAGKHSTVRLLVDSDAGLGLDEAARLSRTVSEAFDGVSDFGESPYVLEVTSPGIGRPLTEPRHWRRAQGRKAKVELADETVVARIGELVGDEIRLVLPARSGPVVRSVPLSEVRRAVVEVEFSPPPPRELELAGGVPDGRVAAGELTEGPEDETGSDDHDETNETKVDK
- the nusA gene encoding transcription termination factor NusA gives rise to the protein MNIEIAALRMLEAEKNIPFDELIATLETALLTAYRHVDGHQPHARVVVDTKTGAIQVLAEERDADGNLIAEWDDTPEDFGRIAATTARQVIMQRIRDAEHEQRFGEFATHEGEIVSGVVQRDSRANARGMVVVKIGGETNNAEGLIPPAEQVPGETYEHGDRIKCYVVGVSRGQRGPQITLSRTHPNLVRKLFALEVPEIADESVEIVAVAREAGHRSKIAVHSTVPGLNAKGACIGPMGQRVRNVMRELGEEKIDIIDYDEDPAKFVGNALSPSKVVSVTVVDPDARAARVVVPDFQLSLAIGKEGQNARLAARLTGWRIDIRSDAAPAANDDSRGGSTGA
- a CDS encoding YlxR family protein; amino-acid sequence: MVQHDLSSTGGERTTPVRTCVGCRQRTLAAELLRVVAREKEPSGFAVIPDPRRRLPGRGAWLHPTPECLGLAVRRRAFGRALRVTGQPDTAALDQLVGSTEQ